The following nucleotide sequence is from Acinetobacter equi.
CGTGATTTCCAAAAACAAGAAAATCAAATTGGTACAATCAAATTAGAACATGACCTGACTGATGATTTGACTATTGCTAACATTGCAATGTATTCAAAATCTAAGAATGATTACATCTGGACTCAACCAGATGACTCACAAGGTAATGTTGCTAATGATAAAGTTTGGCGTCGTATTAACTCACGTATTACAGATACTGAAAGCTTTACAGATCAATTAAGCTTACGTGGTAAATTCAACACAGGTCTTTTTGAACATAAATTCAATACAGGTGTTGAATATAGCCATCAAAAATCAGATAAAGGTGCTTACGTAACTACATATCCTGGTTATGAAGGTACAACATCTGGTGGATTCAATAATAAATGTACAGTAGTTAATGCTTGGTGTACTTCTTTAACTGATCCAAATCCTTCTGATCCTTGGTTAGGTTCTAGTACAGCAAACAAAGCAGTAACAACAACTAAAGCTAAAACAACATCTTTATACTTCCTAGATAACATTGAAATTAGTCCTCAATGGTTACTGGACTTAGGTGTTCGTTGGGATAAATTCGATACAGAACTTAGAACCAATTCAACAGGTATTACACTCGAAAACAATACAGATTTCTGGAGTTGGAATGCAGGTGTAACATTTAAGCCAGCTGAAAACGGTGCAATCTATGTAAGTTATGCAACTTCTGCTAACCCAGTAGGTATTGATGCTGGTGATGGTTCTGAAACTGCCGTAAATGCAAATAACCAAGACTTAGATCCTGAAAAAGCACGTACTTATGAAGTAGGTACAAAATGGGATCTAATGGATGATCGCTTAAACTTAACTGCTGCTGTTTTCCGTACTGAAAAACAAAATACACGTATTCAATTAAGCTCTGATACTTATACAAATGGCGGTAAGAGTAAAGTTGATGGTTTTGAAGTTGGTGTAAATGGTAACATCACACCTAAATGGGCTGTTTCTGCTGGATATACATACCTAGACAGCAAACAAACTGATCCAGGTCCTTCTTGTAATCGTTCTGGTGCATGTACATATCCAAACCCAGCAAAAGGCAAAGACTTACCAAACGTACCTAAAAACTCTGCAACACTTTGGACAACTTACCAAGTATTACCACAGTTAATGATTGGTGGTGGTGCAGTAGCA
It contains:
- a CDS encoding TonB-dependent receptor, which codes for MGFIKTRKKIVSSAIASSLSIMAGNAIAQEQQVAQLETIHAEAAAEKSLKVDNSANNKYVVPLLDTPKSVSVISQQLIEDTQVTTLSDALRLVPGITLGAGEGGNPNGDRPIIRGYSSESSIYLDGIRNSTSQNRDMFAVEQVEVTKGSGSSLGGAGSVGGSINMITKEAKKGNFIQGSVESGTDNYQRITLDGNKDFGNGIAARVAVLGHKNEKPGQSDGAEYKRAGIAPSITFGLDTDTRATLSYYYLRSDDTPDSGVPFSYDTVKKATAGKPVDVKQGIYYGLQNRDFQKQENQIGTIKLEHDLTDDLTIANIAMYSKSKNDYIWTQPDDSQGNVANDKVWRRINSRITDTESFTDQLSLRGKFNTGLFEHKFNTGVEYSHQKSDKGAYVTTYPGYEGTTSGGFNNKCTVVNAWCTSLTDPNPSDPWLGSSTANKAVTTTKAKTTSLYFLDNIEISPQWLLDLGVRWDKFDTELRTNSTGITLENNTDFWSWNAGVTFKPAENGAIYVSYATSANPVGIDAGDGSETAVNANNQDLDPEKARTYEVGTKWDLMDDRLNLTAAVFRTEKQNTRIQLSSDTYTNGGKSKVDGFEVGVNGNITPKWAVSAGYTYLDSKQTDPGPSCNRSGACTYPNPAKGKDLPNVPKNSATLWTTYQVLPQLMIGGGAVASDKVYGDAANTKWVAGYVRYDLMARYDVNENLNLQLNVNNVTDQRYFTKAYASHYATEADGRNAVLSLNFKY